From Draconibacterium halophilum, one genomic window encodes:
- a CDS encoding EamA family transporter, giving the protein MIYLILCILSSSMIYVIFRVAKNYNCKLQSLITINYLAASLLGILLFQPFANGKNPVALPHWTPFAVLLGILFIAMFYLIGHSSQKAGITVTTLANKLSLVFPVAFSLIYFNEQISTIKAIGIVTAIIAVGLTVYKKEITRTNLIYIALPLFLFLGSGVIDSLVKYVQAVKIADNETSLYTILVFTVAFLCGIVISILTKTYRQRLNPATLVFGTLLGVVNFGSLYFIIKALYNSGLESSLVFALNNMAIVALTAILGNLLFKERLNKVNFAGVILALISLYFLL; this is encoded by the coding sequence ATGATATATCTAATTCTGTGCATCCTTTCATCTTCAATGATTTATGTGATTTTTAGGGTTGCAAAAAATTACAACTGTAAACTTCAATCATTAATTACTATAAATTATTTAGCAGCCAGCTTGTTGGGCATTCTTTTATTTCAACCATTTGCAAATGGTAAAAATCCGGTAGCTCTTCCCCACTGGACACCTTTTGCTGTATTGCTCGGGATTCTATTCATTGCCATGTTTTACCTTATTGGTCACTCCTCGCAAAAGGCAGGAATAACAGTAACAACACTCGCCAATAAGTTATCACTTGTCTTTCCGGTAGCTTTTTCTCTTATCTATTTTAACGAACAGATTTCAACCATAAAAGCAATTGGAATTGTTACGGCTATAATTGCAGTTGGACTAACCGTTTACAAAAAAGAGATCACCAGAACAAACCTCATTTATATTGCTTTGCCCCTGTTTCTGTTTTTAGGTAGCGGAGTAATTGACTCATTGGTAAAGTATGTTCAGGCGGTAAAAATTGCAGACAATGAAACTTCATTGTATACCATTTTGGTTTTTACTGTTGCCTTTTTATGCGGAATTGTCATTTCAATTCTCACAAAAACATACCGGCAACGATTAAATCCGGCAACACTGGTTTTCGGGACACTTTTAGGAGTAGTTAATTTTGGTTCGCTGTATTTTATTATAAAAGCATTATATAATTCGGGACTGGAAAGCTCGCTTGTTTTTGCACTGAATAATATGGCCATTGTAGCACTTACAGCCATTTTGGGTAATTTACTTTTTAAAGAACGACTGAATAAGGTTAACTTTGCCGGAGTTATTTTAGCACTCATCAGTTTATATTTCTTGTTATAA
- the dnaA gene encoding chromosomal replication initiator protein DnaA: MNIEYRDAWEKCLNVIKDNVPNSSFKTWFEPIEPIKLENKVLTIQVPSAFFYEYLEEQFIDILRKTLRMVLGNGAKLEYNVVLSNKNSNEPYTVSYPTNNNNKIQNKPLTVPLKAEEKATIKNPFIIPGIQKLQIDPQLKPDNTFENFVEGDCNRLARSAGYAVAQNPGGTAFNPLMIYGNSGLGKTHLSQAIGIQVKENFPDKVVLYVNANKFQTQFTEATRNNNRNDFLHFYQMIDVLILDDVHEFAGKEKTQETFFHIFNHLHQMGKQLILTSDKPPIELKGMEQRLLSRFKWGLTADLQTPDFETRMEILRRKIYKDGITLSEEVMEYIASHVSNNVRELEGALVSLLAQSMLNKREITLELAAKLINKLVKNSKRELSIEYISKVVCDYFSMPVDALQTKTRKREIVQARQIAMYFSKSLTKYSLASIGAQIGSKDHATVLHACKTVNNLKDTDKNFRQFVEDIEKKLKM, from the coding sequence ATGAACATTGAATACAGAGATGCATGGGAGAAGTGCCTAAACGTTATAAAAGATAACGTACCTAACAGCAGCTTTAAAACCTGGTTCGAACCAATCGAACCGATTAAATTAGAAAACAAAGTATTAACAATTCAGGTTCCAAGCGCGTTCTTTTATGAGTACCTTGAAGAACAGTTTATAGACATTCTCCGCAAGACTCTTCGAATGGTTTTAGGTAACGGAGCCAAACTTGAATATAATGTTGTTTTAAGCAATAAAAACAGCAATGAACCGTATACTGTTAGTTACCCTACGAATAATAATAACAAAATTCAAAATAAACCACTTACTGTGCCATTAAAAGCAGAGGAAAAAGCAACAATAAAAAATCCTTTCATTATTCCGGGAATCCAGAAACTACAGATCGACCCGCAATTGAAACCGGACAATACCTTCGAAAATTTTGTTGAAGGCGATTGTAACCGTTTGGCCCGCAGTGCTGGTTATGCCGTGGCGCAAAATCCGGGAGGAACAGCTTTTAATCCTTTAATGATTTATGGAAACTCAGGTTTGGGAAAGACGCACTTGTCGCAGGCCATTGGCATACAAGTAAAAGAAAACTTCCCCGACAAAGTGGTTTTATATGTAAACGCAAATAAATTTCAGACGCAATTTACCGAAGCAACCCGTAATAATAACCGGAACGACTTTTTACATTTCTATCAAATGATTGATGTGTTGATTCTTGACGATGTGCACGAATTTGCAGGAAAAGAAAAAACACAAGAAACATTCTTCCACATTTTCAATCACTTGCACCAAATGGGAAAACAGCTGATTTTAACGTCAGACAAACCCCCTATCGAGCTTAAAGGAATGGAACAGCGATTATTATCGCGTTTTAAATGGGGACTGACGGCTGATTTGCAAACGCCCGACTTTGAAACGCGCATGGAAATTTTGCGCCGAAAAATATACAAAGACGGCATTACGCTTTCGGAAGAAGTGATGGAATACATCGCCTCGCATGTATCAAATAATGTTCGTGAGTTGGAAGGTGCACTGGTTTCATTGCTTGCACAATCGATGTTGAACAAGCGCGAAATTACACTTGAGTTAGCTGCCAAGTTGATTAACAAACTGGTGAAAAATTCAAAACGCGAACTTTCCATTGAATACATATCGAAAGTAGTTTGCGATTATTTCAGCATGCCGGTTGATGCGCTGCAAACCAAAACAAGGAAACGCGAAATCGTTCAGGCACGGCAAATCGCCATGTATTTCTCTAAAAGTTTAACAAAATACTCGTTAGCAAGTATTGGGGCACAAATTGGCAGTAAAGATCACGCTACTGTTCTTCACGCTTGTAAAACAGTGAATAACCTGAAAGATACCGATAAAAACTTCCGACAGTTCGTTGAGGATATAGAAAAGAAATTAAAAATGTAA
- a CDS encoding MlaD family protein has protein sequence MKNAKYTKLGILIVFSIAILIWGLSFLKGNDIFNQNDYYHVYYNRVDGLVKSNEVTLNGFQIGQVTEVKFAPDNSGRLIVTFAVNSSFKIPVESTARIISSDIMGTRSIEIVYSGEDEMYQSNDTIQGSIEAGLKDQVSMQVLPLKNKAEELLSTVDSAITVLTVIFNEDARENLSTSFEKINQTVANIEATTADLQEIMESEKGNVRSIVSNIEELTATFKNNAAEFEATLKNLNSFSDTLANVSVTPILNNLADASAKIENVLEKLNSEDNSAGLLLNDDELYQSINMLSENLGFLIGDIQQNPKRYLQVSAFDFGKEVYINTKDDASAKDIVFKVHLVSTKSKLSTDADIFESIDNIEEYHTGDVYNYLTGSTSKYSEIEEIYQNLRFQFPGSSIVAFKNGRLIKLKKALKQIR, from the coding sequence ATGAAGAACGCAAAATACACGAAACTGGGAATATTAATTGTTTTTTCAATAGCCATACTTATTTGGGGTTTAAGCTTTCTGAAAGGCAATGATATATTCAACCAAAACGACTATTATCATGTGTATTACAACCGGGTTGACGGACTTGTAAAATCCAATGAAGTAACGCTAAACGGCTTTCAGATTGGTCAGGTAACCGAAGTAAAATTCGCTCCCGATAACAGCGGAAGACTGATTGTAACCTTTGCCGTTAACTCTTCATTTAAAATTCCGGTAGAATCTACCGCACGAATTATTAGCAGCGATATTATGGGGACACGGTCGATTGAGATTGTGTACAGTGGCGAAGATGAAATGTACCAATCAAATGACACCATACAGGGATCAATTGAAGCCGGTCTTAAAGACCAGGTGAGCATGCAGGTGCTCCCGCTAAAAAATAAAGCTGAAGAACTATTGAGCACTGTTGATTCAGCAATCACAGTTCTTACTGTTATTTTTAACGAAGATGCCCGCGAAAATCTGTCAACCAGTTTTGAAAAGATCAACCAAACAGTAGCAAACATTGAAGCTACAACTGCCGACCTTCAGGAAATAATGGAATCGGAAAAAGGAAATGTGAGAAGCATTGTTTCAAATATTGAAGAACTTACAGCAACTTTTAAAAACAATGCGGCTGAATTTGAGGCTACCCTTAAAAACCTGAATAGTTTTTCTGACACGCTGGCCAATGTATCGGTAACGCCTATTTTAAACAACCTGGCCGATGCATCGGCAAAAATAGAGAATGTGCTTGAGAAACTGAACAGCGAAGACAATTCTGCCGGTTTGTTGCTAAACGACGATGAATTGTATCAATCAATAAACATGCTTTCCGAAAATCTGGGCTTCCTGATTGGCGATATTCAACAAAATCCAAAACGTTATCTGCAGGTTTCTGCCTTCGATTTTGGCAAGGAGGTGTATATTAATACCAAAGATGATGCTTCGGCAAAAGACATTGTTTTTAAAGTTCACCTGGTTTCAACAAAATCAAAATTGAGTACAGATGCCGATATTTTTGAATCGATTGACAATATAGAAGAATACCATACCGGTGATGTTTATAACTATTTAACCGGCTCAACGAGCAAGTACAGTGAGATAGAGGAAATCTATCAAAATTTGCGTTTTCAATTTCCGGGATCAAGTATCGTAGCATTCAAAAATGGCCGGCTTATCAAGCTTAAGAAGGCTCTCAAACAAATACGGTAA
- a CDS encoding N-acetylmuramoyl-L-alanine amidase family protein yields the protein MIQKRLKLLLFIVSIFLVVQSFATKQFSPESQKEGISVVVIDPGHGGRDLGASFGNAVEKNIVLDIALKLGTTIKDNYPNIKVVFTRTSDIFIPLYKRAEIANKNEADLFISIHVNAVNARSVQGTETFVLGLHRNDDNLEVAKKENAVILLEDDYNTTYEGFDPNLPESYIMFETMQEEFQGQSVMLASSIQNEFRDYAKRLDRSVKMAGFLVLRETTMPSVLIETGFISHNGERQYLTSEAGRTRLAYSIFRAFKEYKSDIEQRSSFHLVTENNTEVVNHTSGNTNSALSDLPLAQSGSPARQQNTDKLIYSVQIMALTRKIETTPANFKGEQNIFRIEGQNLSRYFSGNFKSIGEAEQEQNRISTEYPNAFVVALKNNKLISIKKLTDH from the coding sequence ATGATACAAAAACGTTTAAAATTACTTCTGTTCATTGTTAGCATATTTTTGGTGGTGCAAAGTTTTGCTACAAAACAATTTTCGCCTGAAAGCCAAAAAGAAGGCATTTCTGTTGTAGTTATCGATCCGGGACATGGCGGCAGAGACCTCGGCGCATCGTTTGGCAACGCAGTTGAAAAAAATATTGTGCTTGATATTGCACTAAAACTTGGAACAACAATAAAAGATAATTACCCCAACATTAAAGTGGTTTTCACTCGTACCAGCGATATTTTTATTCCACTATATAAACGTGCCGAGATTGCCAACAAAAACGAAGCCGACCTGTTTATTTCCATCCACGTAAATGCTGTTAATGCCAGAAGTGTTCAGGGAACTGAGACTTTTGTATTGGGACTGCACCGAAACGACGATAACCTGGAAGTGGCTAAAAAGGAAAATGCAGTAATTCTGTTGGAAGACGATTACAATACCACTTATGAAGGATTTGATCCGAATCTACCCGAGTCGTACATCATGTTTGAAACCATGCAGGAAGAATTCCAGGGACAGAGCGTTATGCTGGCCTCAAGCATTCAAAATGAATTTCGCGATTATGCAAAACGCCTCGACCGCAGTGTAAAAATGGCCGGATTTCTTGTATTACGCGAAACCACCATGCCCAGCGTACTAATCGAAACAGGATTTATTAGCCACAATGGCGAGCGGCAATACCTTACCAGCGAAGCCGGAAGGACACGACTTGCCTATTCCATTTTCAGGGCTTTCAAAGAATATAAATCAGACATAGAACAACGTAGTAGTTTTCACCTGGTAACGGAAAACAACACCGAAGTTGTTAATCATACCTCCGGGAATACAAATTCAGCTCTATCAGATTTACCCTTGGCTCAATCCGGAAGTCCGGCCCGTCAGCAAAATACAGACAAATTAATTTATTCCGTACAAATAATGGCTTTAACACGAAAAATTGAAACCACACCAGCAAACTTTAAAGGCGAGCAAAATATCTTTCGGATAGAAGGCCAAAACCTGAGCCGCTATTTTTCGGGAAACTTTAAATCGATTGGCGAGGCAGAGCAGGAACAAAACAGAATAAGCACAGAATACCCCAACGCCTTTGTGGTCGCTTTAAAAAATAATAAGTTAATTTCTATAAAAAAGCTGACAGACCATTGA
- a CDS encoding putative LPS assembly protein LptD, protein MHLTKAKVVSNEKIITGPAYMVLEDFPIYFPILPFGYFPNSPTYSSGILIPKYGEEQNRGFFLRDGGYYWAASEYFDLAVQGDIYSRGSWGTRIKTNYKKRYKFSGNFGFEYAKNKYGEEGLDNYSEGTQYKILWSHSQDAKANPNQTFSASVNVSSSGYDKQNAYDMNDYLTTTKSSSISFSRKFENTPFNMSMNLRHSQNTKDSTMSLSLPEMTFSMAKVYPFRKKNRSGKVKFYEKFGINYTSNFKNSINAREDEILSSSFATDWKNGIRHNLPISFPSFTLFNHINFSPGISYNEKWYFKKYNYNYEEDGEFTGNPSSIPDNVQIDTITGLNRVYDYAYSVSASANIYGMYIPRNPNSKIKGIRHKMSPSVSFSYRPDFGKEHYGYWQEVQVDSSGNTRYFDTNLGGIYGGSPGRGESGAISFSLNNNLEMKKLDVRDSTKTDEEQNYKKVKIIDNLSISSSYNLIADSLNLSPFNIRARTTVAGVSINMGTTLDPYMVDENYRKIHKYAWNERNGIKKLGRITRANLSFGMNFNSKDKKKEENKQGGNQEGAPGPGEEILPPIYDEYVDFSMPWDFGFDYSLNYSGPNRANPNGRVTQTLGLRGNVSITDKWQMSAMTNFDIQEGEFALTSFRLNRDLHCWNMSFNFVPFGFRKSYSFTISASSSMLQDLKIQKQQSHYDNFSF, encoded by the coding sequence TTGCACTTAACAAAGGCAAAAGTAGTATCGAATGAAAAGATCATTACCGGTCCGGCATACATGGTTTTAGAGGATTTTCCGATTTATTTTCCAATTCTTCCGTTTGGGTATTTCCCCAATTCACCAACCTATTCGTCGGGTATTTTAATACCAAAGTATGGTGAGGAGCAAAACCGTGGGTTCTTTCTGCGCGATGGGGGGTATTATTGGGCAGCAAGCGAATATTTCGATTTGGCCGTTCAGGGAGATATCTACTCGCGAGGCTCGTGGGGCACGCGTATAAAAACGAATTATAAAAAGCGCTACAAGTTTAGTGGTAATTTTGGTTTTGAGTATGCAAAGAATAAATATGGAGAAGAAGGTTTAGATAATTACAGTGAAGGTACACAGTATAAAATTTTGTGGTCGCACTCGCAGGATGCGAAAGCTAATCCGAATCAAACATTCTCGGCCAGTGTAAACGTTTCGTCGAGTGGTTACGATAAGCAAAATGCATACGACATGAATGATTACCTGACCACCACAAAATCATCGAGTATTTCTTTTTCACGAAAGTTCGAGAATACACCATTTAATATGTCGATGAACCTGCGTCATTCGCAAAATACCAAGGATAGTACCATGTCGTTGTCGTTGCCTGAAATGACTTTTAGTATGGCAAAAGTCTATCCGTTCAGAAAAAAGAATCGCAGCGGAAAGGTTAAATTCTACGAGAAATTTGGTATTAATTATACATCAAACTTTAAAAACTCGATTAATGCCCGGGAAGACGAAATACTAAGCAGTTCGTTTGCTACCGACTGGAAAAATGGTATTCGACACAATTTGCCTATTTCATTCCCGAGTTTTACCTTGTTTAATCACATTAATTTTAGCCCGGGTATTAGTTATAACGAAAAATGGTATTTCAAAAAATACAATTATAATTATGAAGAGGATGGTGAGTTTACCGGAAATCCCTCATCCATTCCCGACAATGTTCAAATTGATACCATTACAGGGTTAAACCGTGTTTACGATTATGCCTACAGTGTTAGCGCATCGGCCAATATTTATGGGATGTATATTCCGCGAAATCCGAACTCAAAAATTAAAGGGATTCGTCATAAAATGTCACCTTCAGTGTCGTTTAGTTACCGTCCCGATTTTGGTAAGGAACACTACGGGTATTGGCAGGAAGTACAGGTTGACTCATCGGGAAATACCCGTTATTTTGATACTAACCTAGGAGGTATTTACGGTGGATCGCCCGGAAGAGGAGAGTCAGGAGCCATTTCGTTCTCGCTGAACAACAACCTGGAAATGAAAAAGCTTGATGTTCGTGATTCGACAAAAACCGATGAAGAACAAAATTACAAAAAGGTGAAAATAATTGACAACCTTAGTATTTCTTCATCCTACAACCTGATTGCCGACTCGTTGAACCTGTCGCCATTTAATATCAGAGCACGTACAACGGTTGCTGGGGTGAGTATTAATATGGGAACTACGCTCGACCCGTATATGGTTGACGAGAATTACCGCAAAATTCATAAATACGCCTGGAACGAACGAAACGGGATTAAAAAGCTTGGGCGTATAACTCGTGCCAACCTTTCGTTTGGAATGAATTTTAACTCGAAAGACAAGAAAAAAGAAGAAAATAAGCAAGGTGGCAACCAGGAAGGTGCTCCTGGTCCCGGAGAAGAAATATTGCCACCTATTTACGATGAATACGTTGATTTTAGTATGCCCTGGGATTTTGGTTTCGACTACAGTTTGAATTATTCCGGACCAAACAGGGCTAATCCCAATGGCCGGGTAACCCAAACGCTGGGATTGCGTGGCAATGTTAGTATTACTGATAAATGGCAAATGAGTGCCATGACCAACTTCGATATCCAGGAAGGCGAGTTCGCATTAACTTCTTTCCGCTTAAACCGCGACCTGCACTGCTGGAACATGTCGTTTAATTTTGTGCCGTTTGGTTTTCGTAAAAGTTACAGTTTTACCATCAGCGCTTCGTCATCAATGCTGCAGGATTTGAAGATACAGAAGCAACAAAGTCACTACGATAATTTTAGTTTCTAG
- a CDS encoding RidA family protein, which translates to MKRIIATEKAPAAIGPYSQAVEVNGTLYISGQVPLDPATMKVVEGGITEQTEQVMHNIGEILLEAGYSFSDVVKSTCLLSDMANFKAMNEVYGKYYSENPPARAAFAVKELPLGVMVEIETIAVK; encoded by the coding sequence ATGAAACGTATTATAGCTACAGAAAAAGCACCTGCTGCAATTGGTCCTTACAGCCAGGCTGTTGAAGTAAACGGAACGCTTTATATTTCAGGACAAGTTCCACTCGATCCGGCAACCATGAAAGTCGTTGAAGGTGGAATTACTGAACAAACCGAGCAGGTAATGCATAACATTGGCGAGATTTTATTGGAGGCCGGTTATTCTTTTTCCGATGTAGTAAAGTCAACATGCTTATTAAGCGATATGGCCAATTTTAAAGCGATGAACGAGGTTTACGGAAAATATTATAGCGAGAACCCACCTGCAAGAGCCGCATTTGCAGTAAAAGAGTTGCCTTTGGGTGTTATGGTTGAAATTGAAACGATTGCTGTAAAATAG
- a CDS encoding GNAT family N-acetyltransferase: MREAIRLEILEEKDLSLIKDIYNYYIANSTATFHTGSVIEADLKEVLPLGDKRFRSFLIYYNNEVAGYCYLGRYKNRAAYDRSAEITIYLKPEYFGKGIGREVLLQMEQKALEVGIVVLLGIITAENETSIKLFERLGYEKCGHFKQVGQKFGRILDVVAYQKLLDL; encoded by the coding sequence ATGAGAGAAGCGATTCGCCTCGAAATACTTGAGGAGAAAGACTTGAGTCTGATTAAAGACATTTATAACTATTACATTGCTAATTCCACCGCAACCTTTCACACCGGTTCGGTAATAGAAGCCGACCTGAAGGAAGTTTTGCCTTTAGGCGATAAGCGGTTTCGATCGTTTCTGATTTATTACAATAACGAAGTTGCAGGATATTGTTACCTGGGGCGTTATAAAAATCGTGCAGCCTACGACCGAAGTGCCGAAATAACCATTTATCTCAAACCTGAATATTTTGGAAAAGGTATTGGCCGCGAGGTTTTGTTACAGATGGAGCAAAAGGCTTTGGAAGTTGGAATAGTAGTGTTATTGGGGATTATTACTGCAGAAAACGAAACAAGTATAAAACTGTTCGAACGATTGGGGTACGAAAAATGCGGACATTTTAAACAGGTAGGACAGAAGTTCGGACGTATACTCGATGTGGTTGCTTACCAGAAACTACTTGATTTGTAA
- the rplI gene encoding 50S ribosomal protein L9, with amino-acid sequence MEIILLQDVERLGSKDDIVEVKGGFARNFLIPTSKAIVATESAKKVLAENIKQRAHKEAKLKEEATKIAEQIVAKKISIGAKTSTSGKIFGSVNTIQLAEAINKKGFEIDRKQISIPEDSIKEVGTHTAKIKLHKDVVVEIEFKVVAE; translated from the coding sequence ATGGAAATTATATTATTACAAGACGTAGAACGTTTAGGCAGCAAAGATGACATTGTTGAAGTTAAAGGTGGTTTTGCAAGAAACTTTCTGATCCCAACAAGTAAAGCTATTGTTGCTACCGAGTCGGCTAAAAAAGTATTGGCTGAGAATATTAAACAACGTGCTCACAAAGAAGCTAAATTGAAAGAAGAAGCTACAAAAATTGCGGAGCAAATTGTTGCCAAGAAAATTTCTATTGGTGCAAAAACAAGTACTTCAGGCAAAATCTTTGGATCGGTTAACACCATCCAATTGGCTGAAGCGATTAACAAAAAAGGATTTGAGATCGATCGCAAACAAATCTCTATTCCTGAAGACAGCATCAAGGAAGTTGGTACTCATACAGCTAAAATCAAACTGCACAAAGACGTTGTGGTTGAGATTGAATTTAAAGTTGTTGCGGAATAA
- the rpsR gene encoding 30S ribosomal protein S18 gives MAQTSEIRYLTPPSVEIKKKKYCRFKKNGIKYVDYKDPEFLKKFLNEQGKILPRRITGTSLKYQRKVGQAVKRARQVALLPFVTDMMK, from the coding sequence ATGGCACAAACAAGTGAAATCAGATACCTGACTCCACCGTCAGTAGAGATCAAAAAGAAGAAATATTGCCGTTTCAAGAAAAACGGGATCAAATACGTTGATTACAAAGACCCCGAGTTTTTGAAAAAATTCCTGAACGAACAAGGTAAAATTTTACCTCGTCGTATCACCGGAACTTCGTTAAAGTATCAGCGCAAAGTTGGCCAGGCCGTTAAACGTGCCCGCCAGGTTGCATTGCTACCATTTGTAACCGACATGATGAAATAA
- the rpsF gene encoding 30S ribosomal protein S6 produces the protein MLNQYETVFICTPVLSEPQVKEAVKKFKDLITENGGELIHDEDWGMKKLAYPIQKKSSGFYHLFEFKADPAFITKMETDFRRDERIIRFMTVKLDKYAVAYSEKRRKLRKAKSEKKED, from the coding sequence ATGTTGAATCAGTACGAAACCGTTTTCATTTGTACTCCCGTTTTATCTGAGCCACAGGTAAAGGAAGCGGTAAAAAAATTCAAGGATCTCATCACCGAAAATGGAGGTGAATTGATCCATGATGAAGATTGGGGAATGAAAAAACTGGCTTACCCAATCCAAAAGAAGTCTAGTGGCTTTTACCACTTGTTTGAGTTTAAAGCCGATCCTGCATTCATTACAAAAATGGAGACAGATTTCCGTCGCGATGAGCGCATTATCCGCTTCATGACAGTAAAACTCGACAAATATGCAGTTGCATACAGCGAGAAGAGAAGAAAACTTCGGAAAGCAAAATCAGAAAAAAAGGAGGATTAA
- a CDS encoding acyl-CoA carboxylase subunit beta, translated as MDLKEKYEQLQAFNAKAELGGGKERIEKQHAAGKMTARERIQQLLDPGTFNEIDKLMTHRNYDFGMETKKVLGDGLISGYGKVNGRLVYVFAQDFTVFGGSLSRANADKIVKIQELALKMGAPLVGLNDSGGARIQEGVESLAGYADIFYNNVISSGVIPQISAILGPCAGGAVYSPALTDFIFMVKEKSHMFVTGPEVIKTVTHEDVTKEELGGADTHSTKSGVAHFTGNDEEQTIMMVRELLSFLPSNNLEDPPVKPTIDPSDRISEELEEIVPADPNKPYDMHDIIQNVIDNKHFLEVQPNYAQNIIVGFARFGGRPVGVVANQPGHLAGVLDINSSVKAARFVRFCDAFNLPLVTFVDVPGFLPGTGQEFGGIIKHGAKLLYAFSEATVPKVTVITRKAYGGAYDVMSSKHIGADVNLAYPTAEIAVMGPEGAINIIHREKMTEEEKAAKVQDYREKFANPYKAASLGYIDEIIHPRDTRKKVIDALDMTQNKRKSNPPKKHGNIPL; from the coding sequence ATGGATTTAAAAGAAAAATACGAACAGCTTCAAGCATTTAATGCAAAAGCCGAACTCGGTGGAGGTAAAGAACGAATTGAAAAACAACATGCCGCAGGAAAAATGACAGCCCGCGAGCGCATTCAGCAATTACTCGATCCGGGGACTTTTAATGAGATTGATAAATTGATGACACACCGGAATTACGATTTCGGCATGGAAACAAAAAAGGTTTTAGGCGACGGTTTAATATCAGGCTATGGAAAAGTAAATGGCAGGCTAGTATATGTTTTTGCACAGGATTTTACGGTTTTCGGTGGATCGTTAAGCCGTGCCAATGCCGATAAGATTGTAAAAATTCAAGAGCTGGCATTAAAAATGGGAGCTCCACTTGTGGGCCTAAATGACTCTGGTGGCGCCCGAATTCAGGAAGGTGTAGAAAGCCTTGCAGGTTACGCCGATATTTTTTACAATAACGTAATATCATCAGGTGTAATTCCTCAAATCTCGGCCATTCTAGGGCCTTGTGCAGGTGGTGCAGTATACTCTCCAGCCCTCACCGATTTTATCTTTATGGTAAAAGAAAAAAGTCATATGTTTGTAACGGGTCCCGAGGTTATAAAAACAGTTACCCACGAAGATGTTACCAAAGAAGAACTGGGTGGAGCCGACACACACAGCACGAAAAGTGGTGTAGCTCATTTTACGGGTAACGACGAGGAACAAACCATTATGATGGTTCGCGAATTGTTAAGCTTCCTGCCGTCTAATAACCTTGAAGATCCTCCTGTAAAACCTACCATCGACCCTTCCGACCGAATTAGCGAAGAATTGGAAGAGATCGTTCCCGCAGATCCGAATAAGCCTTACGATATGCACGATATCATCCAGAATGTAATTGATAACAAACACTTTCTGGAAGTACAACCGAATTATGCACAAAATATAATTGTTGGATTTGCCCGATTTGGGGGTCGCCCGGTGGGTGTTGTTGCCAACCAACCCGGCCATTTGGCAGGAGTCCTGGATATCAACTCATCGGTAAAAGCTGCGCGTTTCGTACGTTTTTGCGATGCATTTAATCTGCCACTGGTAACTTTTGTTGATGTACCGGGGTTCTTGCCCGGAACAGGACAGGAATTTGGCGGCATTATTAAACACGGTGCAAAATTGCTTTACGCATTCTCAGAAGCCACCGTTCCGAAAGTTACAGTAATCACCAGAAAAGCATATGGTGGAGCGTACGACGTAATGTCGAGCAAGCACATTGGTGCCGATGTAAACCTGGCTTACCCAACAGCAGAAATAGCAGTGATGGGGCCTGAAGGTGCAATAAATATTATTCATCGCGAAAAAATGACCGAAGAAGAGAAAGCAGCTAAAGTTCAGGATTACAGAGAAAAATTTGCCAATCCGTACAAAGCAGCCTCGTTGGGCTATATCGATGAAATTATTCATCCGCGCGATACGCGTAAAAAGGTTATTGATGCACTTGATATGACACAGAACAAACGGAAATCGAATCCACCTAAAAAACACGGAAATATCCCGCTTTAA